A stretch of Peteryoungia algae DNA encodes these proteins:
- a CDS encoding alpha-galactosidase, whose translation MSKIVTIDSGQLALSLRLPELGMPEILSFGTEPAETDPLFEIERSSRVNGMDVAVPSAVLLPTGGMGFFGWPAISGHRGGRDFIAQFGNWEFSRDGHRTILAGLDPVAKLSLSITLTAHPSGLISMATKLTNRGETDYQLDRCMAGTFLAPAGDLQVMSFTGIWGREFQTRRELLGNGTWIQENRRGRTSHDRFPMLFIESETQIFGVTLGFSGNHQMVIDRTDDGQRLVHLGELFEPGEIILAPGESYESPIAYAGADAEDFHAFVREELITWPGGTMTPRPVTLNTWEGNYFGHQMDSLKAQATAAAELGIERFVLDDGWFGKRDDDTTSLGDWDIDARKYPDGLKPLVDHVTGLGMQFGIWFEPEMVNPVSDLYKAHPDWALTIEGRPVLESRTQLVLNLTRAEVSDYLFGKIDAVLSQHAVSYIKWDMNRDLTHAGGRDGKAKIAAQTRAVYALMDRIRAAHPDVEIESCASGGGRIDYGALARTHRVWTSDCTDALERLEIQRGASVFVPPEILGSHISASPNHQTGRRHTLAFRALVAMGYHLGVELNPLDLTDEERAELKVYIERYKQLRHLFHAPGAGFRMEPIDGRYVWGAASAEKIVLVVAQGPQMVGEQPAPLRLPEQVTQFGGQWRIKSVLPAEPQFIRISEGQKALLSGAVTFALSSAGLAGLPLPMLTPESALLLELEAIKGGKTHG comes from the coding sequence ATGAGCAAGATTGTCACCATCGATTCCGGGCAACTGGCGCTGAGCCTGCGCCTGCCGGAACTGGGCATGCCCGAAATCCTGTCGTTCGGAACAGAACCCGCAGAAACTGATCCGCTCTTCGAGATCGAGCGGTCGAGCCGCGTCAACGGTATGGACGTTGCAGTGCCGTCAGCGGTTCTGCTGCCGACTGGTGGCATGGGCTTCTTTGGATGGCCGGCGATATCAGGCCATCGCGGTGGACGCGATTTCATCGCCCAGTTCGGCAATTGGGAATTCTCCCGGGACGGGCATCGGACCATTCTTGCGGGTCTCGACCCCGTGGCCAAGCTGTCGCTTTCGATTACGCTCACAGCCCACCCGTCAGGTCTCATATCGATGGCGACGAAGCTGACGAACCGGGGCGAGACGGACTACCAGCTGGACCGCTGCATGGCCGGGACATTTCTTGCGCCTGCGGGTGACTTGCAGGTGATGAGCTTCACCGGGATCTGGGGTCGGGAATTCCAGACGCGGCGTGAGCTTCTCGGCAATGGTACCTGGATTCAGGAAAACCGCCGTGGCCGCACATCACACGACCGCTTCCCGATGCTGTTCATCGAAAGCGAAACCCAGATCTTCGGCGTGACGCTCGGCTTCAGCGGCAACCACCAGATGGTGATCGACCGGACAGATGATGGCCAGCGCCTCGTGCATCTCGGAGAGTTGTTCGAGCCCGGCGAGATCATCCTCGCACCGGGCGAAAGCTATGAGAGCCCGATTGCCTATGCCGGTGCGGATGCGGAAGACTTCCACGCCTTCGTGCGCGAAGAACTGATCACCTGGCCGGGTGGCACGATGACGCCGCGGCCCGTCACGCTCAATACCTGGGAAGGCAATTACTTCGGCCACCAGATGGATTCGTTGAAGGCCCAGGCGACGGCTGCCGCTGAACTCGGCATCGAGCGCTTCGTGCTGGATGACGGCTGGTTTGGCAAGCGCGACGACGACACGACCAGTCTTGGCGACTGGGACATCGATGCGCGCAAATACCCTGATGGCCTGAAACCATTGGTCGACCATGTTACCGGGCTTGGCATGCAGTTCGGCATCTGGTTCGAGCCGGAAATGGTCAATCCTGTTTCGGATCTCTACAAGGCGCATCCGGACTGGGCGCTGACCATCGAGGGTCGTCCGGTTCTCGAATCGCGCACGCAGCTGGTGCTCAATCTGACGCGCGCTGAGGTCTCCGACTATCTATTCGGCAAGATCGACGCGGTGCTCTCCCAGCACGCGGTGTCCTACATCAAGTGGGACATGAATCGCGATCTCACCCATGCGGGTGGTCGTGACGGAAAGGCGAAGATTGCCGCGCAGACGCGTGCGGTCTATGCGCTGATGGATCGCATTCGCGCCGCCCATCCCGATGTCGAGATCGAGAGCTGCGCGTCGGGCGGGGGACGGATCGATTACGGTGCGCTCGCCCGTACGCACCGCGTCTGGACGTCGGACTGCACGGACGCACTGGAAAGGCTGGAGATACAGCGTGGCGCATCCGTCTTCGTGCCGCCGGAAATCCTGGGCAGCCATATTTCTGCGTCGCCCAACCATCAGACCGGGCGCCGCCACACGCTTGCCTTCCGGGCGCTGGTGGCGATGGGCTATCACCTCGGCGTCGAGCTCAACCCGCTGGACCTGACCGACGAAGAGCGCGCCGAGCTCAAGGTCTATATCGAGCGCTACAAGCAGCTGCGCCACCTCTTCCACGCGCCGGGCGCCGGTTTCCGGATGGAGCCTATCGATGGTCGATACGTCTGGGGTGCGGCTTCGGCCGAGAAGATCGTGCTTGTCGTCGCCCAGGGGCCGCAAATGGTGGGGGAACAGCCAGCACCCTTGCGCCTGCCCGAGCAGGTAACGCAGTTCGGCGGCCAATGGCGGATCAAGTCCGTGCTGCCGGCAGAGCCACAATTCATCCGTATCTCCGAGGGTCAGAAAGCGCTGCTTTCCGGGGCTGTCACTTTCGCGCTTTCCAGTGCCGGACTTGCCGGGCTGCCGCTGCCGATGCTGACACCCGAAAGTGCTCTTCTCCTCGAACTCGAAGCGATCAAGGGAGGCAAGACCCATGGCTGA
- a CDS encoding carbohydrate ABC transporter permease, producing MFPTPIQKASPLAQMAYKILLPVALFLWLLPLIGVAITSVRPAGDLAAGNYFGIPSGFAGFENYSAVFNNSPIGYYILNSFKVTIPTAIGAVALSCLTGFALAVYKFKGNLVLFFMFVAGNFIPFQILMVPVRDMTLRAGLYDTTMGLVLFHVAFQTGFCTLFMRNFIKGLPFALIESARVEGVSEWRIFRYIVLPLMRPAIAALSVLIFTFVWNDYFWATVLVQGQHAMPVTAGLYSLNGQWVAAWHLVSAGSIVAALPPVAMFFLMQRHFIAGLTLGATKG from the coding sequence ATGTTCCCCACTCCGATCCAGAAGGCCTCCCCGCTTGCGCAGATGGCCTACAAGATCCTGCTGCCGGTGGCGCTTTTCCTCTGGCTTCTGCCGCTGATCGGCGTCGCCATCACGTCGGTTCGCCCGGCCGGCGACCTCGCAGCCGGCAATTATTTCGGCATTCCCTCCGGGTTCGCCGGTTTCGAGAACTATTCGGCCGTCTTCAACAATTCGCCGATCGGCTACTACATCCTGAATTCGTTCAAGGTAACGATCCCGACGGCCATCGGGGCTGTCGCACTCTCCTGCCTCACCGGCTTTGCGCTCGCGGTCTACAAGTTCAAGGGCAATCTCGTCCTGTTCTTCATGTTCGTCGCTGGCAATTTCATCCCGTTCCAGATCCTGATGGTTCCGGTACGGGACATGACGCTGCGCGCGGGTCTCTACGATACCACGATGGGTCTCGTGTTGTTCCACGTCGCCTTCCAGACCGGGTTCTGCACGCTCTTCATGCGCAATTTCATCAAGGGCCTGCCCTTCGCACTGATTGAGTCTGCCCGCGTTGAGGGCGTCTCGGAATGGCGGATCTTCCGCTACATCGTGTTGCCGCTGATGCGCCCGGCGATCGCTGCCCTGTCGGTGCTGATCTTCACCTTCGTCTGGAACGACTACTTCTGGGCGACGGTCCTGGTGCAGGGCCAGCACGCCATGCCAGTGACGGCGGGTCTCTATTCGCTGAACGGCCAATGGGTCGCCGCATGGCATCTCGTCTCTGCCGGTTCGATCGTCGCGGCCTTGCCGCCGGTTGCGATGTTTTTCCTGATGCAGCGCCACTTCATCGCTGGCCTTACACTCGGAGCGACCAAGGGATGA
- a CDS encoding carbohydrate ABC transporter permease: MSNTVPSSSGFWKRNQQTLAPFLFLAPGMLMFLVYVLVPIFESIWISFHDWDGLGAMTWIGAGNYVELLDDDTFYTSLYNNLIWLVLYLLSIPAGLAVALFLNQTVTGIRLYKSMFFFPFVISQVVVGLMFTWFYAPDFGLFSKLTEVLLGEQIAVLADERYVTYGIIVAGLWPQTAYCMILYLTGLNNINHEQVEAARMDGAKGLKLLWYVILPQLAPATFIAMVVTVIGSLRSFDLVSIMTAGGPYGSSSVLSYFMYEQALSEYGFRMGYGASIAVVLFLIMIVFISLFIVRMLAQERNA; this comes from the coding sequence ATGAGCAACACCGTTCCTTCATCGTCCGGCTTCTGGAAGCGAAACCAGCAGACGCTCGCGCCTTTCCTGTTCCTGGCGCCCGGCATGCTGATGTTCCTGGTCTACGTGCTTGTCCCGATCTTCGAGTCGATCTGGATCAGCTTCCACGATTGGGACGGTCTCGGCGCCATGACCTGGATCGGCGCCGGCAATTATGTCGAGCTCCTCGACGACGACACCTTCTACACGTCGCTCTACAACAACCTGATCTGGCTGGTGCTCTACCTGCTGTCGATCCCGGCGGGCCTTGCCGTCGCGCTCTTCCTCAACCAGACCGTCACCGGCATACGGCTCTACAAGTCGATGTTCTTCTTTCCCTTCGTGATCAGCCAGGTCGTTGTCGGCCTGATGTTCACCTGGTTTTATGCCCCGGATTTCGGCCTGTTTTCCAAGCTTACGGAAGTGCTGTTGGGCGAGCAGATCGCGGTGCTCGCCGACGAGCGTTACGTCACCTACGGTATCATCGTCGCGGGTCTCTGGCCGCAGACAGCCTATTGCATGATCCTCTACCTGACGGGTCTCAACAACATCAATCATGAGCAGGTGGAAGCCGCCCGAATGGATGGCGCCAAGGGGCTGAAGCTGCTCTGGTACGTGATCCTGCCGCAGCTCGCGCCGGCAACCTTCATTGCCATGGTGGTGACCGTCATCGGCTCGCTGCGCTCCTTCGACCTCGTTTCGATCATGACAGCCGGCGGCCCTTACGGCTCGAGTTCGGTGCTGTCCTACTTCATGTATGAGCAGGCGCTCTCCGAATACGGCTTCCGCATGGGCTACGGCGCGTCGATTGCGGTCGTGCTGTTCCTGATCATGATCGTCTTCATCTCGCTCTTCATCGTCCGCATGCTCGCCCAGGAAAGGAACGCCTGA
- a CDS encoding ABC transporter substrate-binding protein, with the protein MTFFKSLSSIALGAALLSSTAFAGEIVLNSDQSDPAPKKAMEELIADFQKANPDITVKWNNFDHEGYKSAIRNFLTADAPDVAAWYAGNRMEPFVKAGLFEDVSDVWEANGLNDQLKSASASMTIDGKKWGVPYTYYQWGIYYRKDIFAEQGIEPPKNWTEFLAACEKLKSAGVTPITIGTKALWPTGGWFDYLNLRVNGYEFHMDVTSGKVPYTDPRVKAVFEKWGELVKAGYFNENHAAIDWQDAIPQMVQGQAAMYLMGNFAVATMKDGGLKEDQIGFMQFPEITAGIPMSEEAPTDTFHIPSGAKNKEDAKKFLAYLASPEAQSKMNATLGQLPVNNQAEKPADPFLKAGFEMLSNAYALAQFYDRDANAEMAKAGMEGFQEFMVKPDRLDAILERLEKVRARVYK; encoded by the coding sequence ATGACCTTTTTCAAAAGCCTGAGCAGCATTGCTCTGGGTGCTGCCCTTCTGTCTTCCACCGCGTTTGCCGGTGAAATCGTTCTCAATTCCGACCAATCGGATCCGGCGCCGAAGAAGGCGATGGAAGAGTTGATCGCTGATTTCCAGAAGGCCAACCCCGATATCACGGTCAAGTGGAACAACTTCGACCACGAAGGCTACAAATCTGCCATCCGCAACTTCCTGACCGCTGACGCTCCCGATGTTGCCGCATGGTATGCCGGCAACCGCATGGAGCCCTTCGTCAAGGCAGGTCTGTTCGAAGACGTTTCGGATGTCTGGGAGGCCAATGGCCTGAACGACCAGCTGAAGTCGGCTTCCGCCTCCATGACCATCGACGGCAAGAAATGGGGCGTTCCCTACACCTACTACCAGTGGGGTATCTACTATCGTAAGGACATCTTCGCCGAACAGGGCATCGAGCCGCCGAAGAACTGGACGGAATTTCTTGCTGCTTGCGAAAAGCTGAAGTCTGCCGGCGTTACCCCGATCACCATCGGCACCAAGGCGCTGTGGCCGACGGGCGGCTGGTTCGACTATCTGAACCTGCGCGTCAACGGCTATGAGTTCCACATGGACGTGACCTCCGGCAAGGTTCCTTATACGGATCCGCGCGTGAAGGCCGTGTTCGAGAAGTGGGGCGAGCTGGTCAAGGCCGGATACTTCAACGAGAACCATGCCGCGATCGACTGGCAGGATGCCATCCCGCAGATGGTCCAGGGCCAGGCGGCCATGTATCTGATGGGCAACTTCGCCGTGGCCACGATGAAGGACGGCGGGTTGAAGGAAGACCAGATCGGCTTCATGCAGTTCCCGGAAATCACAGCGGGCATCCCGATGTCTGAAGAGGCTCCGACCGACACCTTCCACATCCCGTCGGGCGCGAAGAACAAGGAAGATGCGAAGAAGTTCCTCGCCTACCTCGCTTCGCCGGAAGCCCAGAGCAAGATGAACGCCACGCTCGGGCAGCTGCCGGTCAACAACCAGGCCGAAAAGCCGGCTGATCCGTTCCTGAAGGCCGGTTTCGAGATGCTGTCGAACGCTTATGCGCTCGCGCAGTTCTACGACCGCGACGCCAATGCCGAAATGGCAAAGGCCGGCATGGAAGGCTTCCAGGAGTTCATGGTCAAGCCGGATCGTCTGGACGCCATCCTGGAGCGGCTCGAAAAGGTCCGCGCCCGCGTTTACAAGTAA
- a CDS encoding helix-turn-helix domain-containing protein, which produces MTVHKMAGPHMHSQIELNFVLTGAMTYWFDGRELTVDEGRLCLFWGMIPHQVIDRREGTQFICLYVPMSVFLGLANLNRFRDAVFRGAMIEALEIRSYDRDIFERWRQELLAGDPDLMEIVRNELTARVLRIEREGWRDLREEGSAIANFSTNESERVEHIERMLRFIAEHALEEISSEDVGRDVGLHPNYAMAIFKRAVGHTINQAIVRHRLDTAQSLLISTDLSITDVAFESGFGSASRFYEAFAGRFREKPKAFRRRMRSKGLPPT; this is translated from the coding sequence ATGACAGTGCACAAGATGGCCGGGCCGCACATGCACAGCCAGATCGAGCTGAACTTCGTGCTGACAGGCGCCATGACCTATTGGTTCGATGGCCGTGAACTGACCGTCGATGAGGGCAGGCTCTGCCTCTTCTGGGGTATGATTCCGCATCAGGTCATCGACCGGCGGGAGGGCACTCAGTTCATCTGCCTCTATGTACCCATGTCTGTTTTCCTTGGTCTGGCCAACCTCAACCGGTTTCGCGACGCAGTCTTCCGGGGCGCCATGATCGAGGCCTTGGAGATCCGCTCTTATGATCGGGACATTTTCGAGCGCTGGCGCCAGGAACTGCTCGCTGGCGATCCCGACCTGATGGAGATCGTCCGCAACGAGTTGACCGCGCGTGTGCTCAGGATCGAACGGGAAGGCTGGCGCGATCTGCGCGAAGAAGGGTCGGCAATTGCCAATTTCAGTACCAATGAAAGCGAGCGCGTCGAGCATATCGAACGCATGCTGCGCTTCATCGCTGAACACGCATTGGAAGAGATTTCGTCAGAGGATGTCGGGCGCGATGTGGGCCTGCATCCGAATTACGCGATGGCGATCTTCAAGCGGGCCGTTGGGCACACCATCAACCAGGCAATCGTCCGCCATCGTCTCGATACCGCGCAATCGCTGCTGATTTCGACCGACCTGTCGATTACAGACGTGGCCTTCGAGAGTGGATTCGGTTCGGCCTCTCGCTTTTATGAGGCCTTTGCCGGTCGCTTCCGGGAAAAGCCGAAGGCCTTCCGCCGACGCATGCGATCGAAGGGGCTTCCGCCGACCTGA
- a CDS encoding mannitol dehydrogenase family protein has protein sequence MSTPILQFGTSRFLQAHADLFVSEAMESGHAIGSITVVQTSGDPTRAGRIGAISAPEGYPVIIRGLEGGTPVERALRVRSVTRSLSTAKDWDEVTRIFVEEARVVLSNTGDMGYALVDGDGVNGVPRSFPMKLLALLHARFRGGGMPLTILPCELISRNGEVLQRLVVDLAGRHTPDEAFISWLTKRVVWGNTLVDRIVSEPIEPAGAIAEPYAIWAIERQTGLILPCEHPCIKVVADLTPYERLKLHILNLGHTVLADRWMREGRPEAECVKDILADTAIRAELQQIYRNEVVPGFRMHELGDEAEAYVETTLERFGNPYLDHRLRDIAGHHPEKIVRRIIGFRDWCPGVPMPRLSAIADR, from the coding sequence ATGAGCACGCCCATCCTGCAATTCGGCACGAGCCGGTTTCTTCAGGCGCATGCCGACCTCTTCGTCAGCGAGGCGATGGAGTCAGGACATGCAATCGGGTCGATCACCGTGGTCCAGACAAGCGGCGACCCCACGCGGGCGGGGCGGATAGGCGCGATCTCTGCGCCGGAGGGGTACCCGGTGATTATCCGGGGCCTCGAAGGTGGAACGCCGGTTGAGCGGGCGCTGCGCGTACGGTCGGTAACCCGATCGCTGTCCACAGCAAAGGACTGGGACGAAGTCACCCGGATCTTTGTCGAAGAGGCGAGGGTCGTGCTCAGCAATACAGGCGACATGGGGTATGCGCTTGTCGATGGAGACGGCGTCAACGGCGTTCCGCGTTCCTTCCCGATGAAGCTTCTGGCGCTCCTCCACGCGCGCTTTCGCGGCGGCGGCATGCCGTTGACAATTCTGCCCTGCGAACTGATTTCGCGGAATGGCGAAGTGCTTCAGCGTCTCGTCGTCGATCTTGCTGGCCGTCACACGCCTGACGAGGCATTTATTTCCTGGCTGACGAAGCGGGTCGTCTGGGGCAACACACTCGTCGATCGCATCGTGTCCGAGCCGATCGAGCCGGCGGGTGCGATTGCCGAGCCCTACGCGATCTGGGCGATCGAGCGGCAGACTGGCCTCATCCTTCCGTGCGAACATCCTTGCATCAAGGTGGTCGCTGATCTGACACCCTACGAGAGGCTGAAGTTGCATATTCTCAATCTCGGCCACACGGTTCTTGCGGATCGCTGGATGAGAGAAGGGCGACCCGAGGCGGAGTGCGTCAAGGACATCCTTGCCGACACGGCGATCCGCGCGGAACTCCAGCAGATCTATCGCAACGAGGTGGTGCCCGGTTTCCGGATGCATGAACTGGGTGATGAGGCCGAGGCCTATGTTGAAACGACGCTGGAGCGGTTCGGCAATCCCTATCTCGACCACCGGCTGCGAGACATTGCCGGACATCATCCGGAAAAGATCGTTCGTCGCATCATCGGTTTCCGCGACTGGTGCCCGGGTGTCCCCATGCCGAGACTATCCGCGATCGCCGATCGTTGA